A single window of Paenibacillus sp. SYP-B4298 DNA harbors:
- a CDS encoding SMP-30/gluconolactonase/LRE family protein: MSNSNVQTITSTEGVSNRRRSLRVRLSRWGLSLLGLLVLGVLVFMLLPSPIEPAHWVAPTPPSFDQPGPWKQNDKLSSAQLVTDAPQFPEFITFDEEGQLYTGDSDGKIYKVSFDAQGNPQDTQLFADTNGTPNGLEFDANGNLIVADVKRGLLSIHPSGSIEVLADEVDGTPIYLANELAIAKDGTIYFTDTSNYGRVTFREIAENKPHGRLLKYDPKTKQTSVLLENLYFANGVALSADEDFVLVAETYHYQLTRYWLTGPKKGTTDIFADNLAGFPDNITRDEQGHFWVGIFTTRLSFVDQMHSNPWLARTMAKLPESLLSGASAPEKHGLAVELSPQGELIGSWHDPQGKLYGVTTAVNHNGYLYLGTAPGGSTGVYRVPLHE; the protein is encoded by the coding sequence ATGTCGAATTCAAATGTTCAAACCATTACATCTACGGAGGGGGTATCTAATCGTAGACGCTCCCTGCGCGTGAGGCTGAGCAGATGGGGGCTATCGCTGCTCGGGTTACTAGTGCTTGGAGTACTCGTGTTTATGCTGCTGCCTTCACCAATTGAACCCGCTCACTGGGTTGCGCCAACGCCTCCTTCATTTGATCAGCCCGGCCCGTGGAAGCAAAATGACAAGCTCAGCTCGGCACAGCTTGTTACGGATGCTCCTCAATTCCCTGAGTTCATCACCTTCGATGAAGAGGGTCAGCTCTACACAGGAGACTCCGACGGGAAAATTTATAAGGTGTCTTTTGATGCGCAGGGGAATCCTCAGGATACCCAACTATTCGCAGATACCAACGGGACACCTAATGGACTTGAATTCGACGCCAATGGCAATTTGATCGTCGCCGATGTGAAGAGAGGCTTGCTCTCCATTCATCCATCAGGCAGCATAGAGGTATTGGCGGATGAAGTAGATGGCACGCCGATCTATCTGGCCAATGAGCTGGCCATTGCCAAGGATGGCACGATTTATTTCACAGACACGTCGAATTATGGCCGAGTGACCTTCAGGGAAATTGCCGAGAACAAGCCCCATGGACGGCTGCTGAAGTACGATCCCAAGACGAAGCAAACGAGTGTCTTGTTAGAAAATCTGTATTTTGCAAACGGAGTGGCCTTGTCAGCGGATGAAGACTTTGTCCTTGTGGCGGAGACGTATCATTACCAGTTAACCCGATACTGGTTGACAGGGCCTAAGAAAGGGACCACGGATATATTCGCAGACAATCTTGCTGGTTTTCCAGACAATATTACGCGAGATGAGCAAGGTCATTTCTGGGTGGGTATCTTCACGACGCGCCTATCTTTTGTAGACCAGATGCATAGCAATCCGTGGCTGGCTCGCACGATGGCCAAATTGCCGGAGTCGCTGCTCAGTGGAGCAAGTGCGCCGGAGAAGCATGGACTGGCTGTAGAGCTTAGTCCGCAGGGAGAGCTTATCGGAAGCTGGCATGACCCGCAAGGCAAGCTGTACGGCGTAACGACAGCCGTCAACCATAA
- a CDS encoding TetR/AcrR family transcriptional regulator has protein sequence MSDQDNNANANSRVLKTYQEARLQNIENLRKHVVDAAATLLQEEGPEAVTVRKVAQKMGCSTKIIYNLFVNKEGLAQQLYLDGCKLLANELESAPPADHPAQHLHNLGEAFWQFGQRHSSYYKLMFGGAFADFKPDEDSLNGTVTAMKQLLAVIHEAQQQGLISDHYDTEVIIRVFWGSLHGVIHLYMGGHLGDVRSAHVVYEQTLSFIIRSLLPQKA, from the coding sequence ATGAGCGATCAAGATAATAACGCCAATGCGAATTCGCGTGTATTGAAAACCTACCAGGAAGCTCGCTTGCAAAATATCGAGAATCTCCGCAAGCATGTTGTCGATGCGGCAGCAACGCTCTTGCAGGAGGAGGGACCCGAAGCGGTTACGGTACGTAAGGTAGCGCAGAAAATGGGCTGCTCGACCAAAATTATATATAACTTATTTGTCAATAAAGAGGGCTTGGCTCAGCAATTATATCTGGATGGCTGCAAGCTGCTCGCTAACGAATTGGAGAGTGCCCCGCCAGCAGATCATCCGGCTCAGCATTTGCACAATCTAGGTGAAGCCTTCTGGCAATTCGGGCAGCGTCACTCCAGCTACTATAAGCTGATGTTCGGAGGGGCATTTGCAGATTTTAAACCAGATGAGGACAGCTTGAACGGCACGGTAACGGCCATGAAGCAATTATTGGCCGTCATCCACGAGGCGCAACAGCAAGGTCTCATCTCCGATCACTACGATACAGAAGTCATTATTCGCGTATTCTGGGGCTCGCTCCATGGCGTGATTCACCTGTACATGGGGGGACATCTGGGGGATGTACGCTCGGCACATGTCGTGTACGAGCAGACCTTATCCTTCATTATTCGCTCCTTATTGCCGCAGAAGGCTTAA